In a single window of the Prevotella melaninogenica genome:
- the rpoC gene encoding DNA-directed RNA polymerase subunit beta': MAFKKDNKVKSNFSKITIGLASPEEILENSFGEVTKPETINYRTYKPERDGLFCERIFGPTKDYECACGKYKRIRYKGIVCDRCGVEVTEKKVRRERAGHIELVVPVAHIWYFRSLPNKIGYLLGMPTKKLDAVIYYEKYVVIQPGVVEGMKNADTEEDLNGSHKFDLLSEDEYLDILDNKLPEGNDRLDDSDPSKFIAKMGAEAIYDLLTGIDLDRLAGELRDRATTDSSQQRKTDALKRLQVVEGFRQSIGVNNPEWMIMKIIPVTPPELRPLVPLDGGRFATSDLNDLYRRVIIRNNRLKRLMEIKAPEVILRNEKRMLQEAVDSLFDNSRKSSAVKSESNRPLKSLSDSLKGKQGRFRQNLLGKRVDYSARSVIVVGPELKMGECGLPKLMAAELYKPFIIRKLIERGIVKTVKSAKKIVDRREPVIWDILENVMKGHPVLLNRAPTLHRLGIQAFQPKLIEGKAIQLHPLACTAFNADFDGDQMAVHLPLSNEAVLETQVLMLQSHNILNPANGAPITVPSQDMVLGLYYITKIRPGAKGEGLTFYGSEEAIIAYNEKKCDLHAQVKVIVDDLVDGKLQKRMVETSVGRVIVNQIIPTEVGFFNGIISKKSLRGLIADVIKAVGMARACEFLDGIKNLGYRMAYVAGLSFNLDDIIVPDEKTDLVGKGQNEVDQVKANYEMGFITDKERYNQVIDAWTHVNNNLKQAVMKHMTEADQGFNAVYMMLDSGARGSADQIAQLAGMRGLMAKPQKAGAEGAQIIENPIISNFKEGMSVLEYFIASHGARKGLADTAMKTADAGYLTRRLVDVSHDVIINEEDCGSLRGLECRALKNGDETIASLYERILGRVSVHDVINPTTGDIIVAAGEEITETKAQAIENSPIEMVEIRSVLTCESKKGVCKKCYGRNLASARMVQMGEAVGVIAAQAIGEPGTQLTLRTFHAGGVAGNAAANATITAKNDAKIEFDELRTVPFVDDEEKECQMVVSRLAEIRFVDPNTGIVLLTDNVPYGSSLYFKSGDTVKKGDLICKWDPFNAVIVSEYAGILRLHDVIEGVTYKAETDDATGLTERIIIDSRDKTKLPTVDIVKVGAKKGEDGLYAASDILGTYNLPVGGHLEQILLDGAEIKTGMTLVKIPRSVGGAGDITGGLPRVTELFEARNPSNPAVVSEIDGEITMGKVKRGNREIIVTSKTGEQRKYLVSLSKQILVQEHDAVRAGTPLSDGIITPADILSIMGPTAVQEYIVNEVQDVYRLQGVKINDKHFEIIVRQMMRKVRIDDPGDTIFLEQELIDKLDFAEENDRIWGKKVVTDPGDSENCYKGQILSVRKLRDENSSLKRRDLKLVQVRDAVQATATQILQGITRAALGTKSFMSAASFQETTKVLNEAALRGKSDNLEGMKENVICGHLIPAGTGLRQWQKLVVGSQEEHERMEANKKNVLDFAKQEAEATQE; this comes from the coding sequence ATGGCTTTTAAGAAAGATAATAAAGTAAAGAGTAATTTCAGCAAGATTACTATCGGACTGGCTTCACCTGAGGAGATTCTTGAAAACTCTTTTGGTGAGGTAACCAAGCCAGAGACTATCAACTATCGTACCTATAAACCAGAACGCGATGGTTTGTTCTGCGAGCGTATCTTCGGTCCTACCAAGGATTACGAGTGTGCCTGCGGTAAGTACAAGCGCATCCGTTATAAGGGTATTGTCTGCGATCGTTGTGGTGTTGAGGTAACAGAAAAGAAGGTACGTCGTGAACGTGCTGGACATATTGAATTGGTTGTTCCTGTTGCTCATATCTGGTATTTCCGTAGTCTTCCTAACAAGATTGGTTACCTTCTCGGTATGCCAACTAAGAAACTTGATGCTGTTATTTACTATGAGAAATATGTTGTCATCCAGCCGGGTGTCGTAGAGGGTATGAAGAATGCCGATACTGAAGAGGATTTGAATGGTTCTCATAAGTTCGACCTTCTTTCAGAGGACGAGTATCTCGATATCCTTGATAATAAACTCCCTGAGGGTAATGACCGTTTGGATGATTCTGATCCAAGCAAGTTCATTGCTAAGATGGGTGCAGAGGCTATTTATGACCTTCTCACAGGTATTGACTTGGATCGTTTGGCTGGTGAGTTGCGTGACCGCGCAACAACTGACTCAAGTCAACAGCGTAAGACAGATGCTTTGAAGCGTTTGCAGGTTGTTGAGGGCTTCCGTCAGTCTATCGGTGTGAACAACCCAGAGTGGATGATCATGAAGATTATCCCTGTTACTCCACCAGAACTTCGTCCATTGGTTCCATTGGATGGTGGTCGCTTTGCAACATCTGACCTTAATGACCTCTATCGTCGCGTTATCATCCGTAACAACCGTTTGAAGCGTTTGATGGAGATTAAGGCTCCTGAGGTTATTCTCCGAAATGAGAAACGTATGCTTCAGGAAGCTGTAGACTCACTCTTCGATAACAGTCGTAAGTCATCTGCTGTTAAGAGCGAGAGCAACCGTCCTTTGAAGTCACTCTCTGATTCTTTGAAGGGTAAGCAGGGACGTTTCCGTCAGAACCTCCTCGGTAAGCGTGTTGACTATTCTGCGCGTTCAGTTATTGTTGTAGGTCCAGAGTTGAAGATGGGTGAGTGCGGTCTGCCTAAGTTGATGGCAGCAGAGCTTTATAAGCCATTCATTATCCGCAAACTTATCGAGCGCGGTATCGTGAAGACTGTAAAGAGTGCTAAGAAGATTGTAGACCGCCGTGAGCCAGTTATTTGGGATATCCTTGAGAATGTAATGAAGGGTCACCCAGTATTGTTGAACCGTGCTCCGACACTTCACCGTCTTGGTATTCAGGCTTTCCAGCCTAAGCTTATTGAGGGTAAGGCTATTCAGTTGCACCCATTGGCATGTACAGCGTTCAACGCTGACTTCGATGGTGACCAGATGGCTGTTCACCTTCCATTGAGCAATGAAGCTGTATTGGAGACTCAGGTTTTGATGCTCCAGAGCCATAACATTCTTAATCCTGCTAATGGTGCACCTATCACCGTTCCTTCACAGGATATGGTGCTTGGTCTCTATTATATCACAAAGATTCGTCCAGGTGCTAAGGGCGAAGGTCTTACATTCTACGGCTCAGAGGAAGCTATCATTGCTTACAATGAGAAGAAGTGTGACCTCCACGCACAGGTGAAGGTAATCGTTGATGACCTCGTTGATGGTAAACTTCAGAAGCGTATGGTTGAGACATCAGTTGGTCGTGTAATTGTTAATCAGATTATTCCAACTGAGGTTGGTTTCTTCAATGGTATTATCTCAAAGAAGTCACTTCGTGGTCTTATTGCTGACGTTATTAAGGCTGTCGGTATGGCGCGTGCTTGTGAGTTCCTCGATGGTATCAAGAACCTCGGTTATCGTATGGCTTACGTTGCTGGTCTTTCGTTCAACCTCGATGATATCATCGTGCCAGATGAGAAGACTGATCTCGTAGGCAAGGGACAGAATGAAGTTGACCAGGTGAAAGCTAACTACGAAATGGGTTTCATCACTGATAAGGAGCGTTATAATCAGGTAATTGATGCGTGGACACACGTAAATAACAACCTTAAGCAGGCTGTTATGAAGCACATGACAGAGGCTGACCAAGGTTTCAATGCCGTATATATGATGCTTGATTCTGGTGCCCGTGGTTCTGCTGATCAGATTGCACAGCTTGCTGGTATGCGTGGTCTTATGGCTAAGCCACAGAAGGCTGGTGCTGAAGGTGCTCAGATTATTGAGAACCCAATTATCTCTAACTTTAAGGAGGGTATGTCTGTGTTGGAGTACTTTATTGCTTCTCACGGTGCTCGTAAGGGTCTTGCCGATACGGCTATGAAGACTGCCGATGCTGGATACCTGACACGTCGTCTCGTTGACGTTTCTCATGATGTTATTATCAATGAGGAGGATTGTGGTTCGCTCCGTGGTCTTGAGTGTCGTGCCTTGAAGAATGGTGATGAGACTATTGCAAGCCTTTATGAGCGTATCTTGGGTCGTGTGTCTGTTCATGATGTAATTAATCCTACTACAGGTGATATTATCGTTGCTGCAGGTGAGGAAATCACTGAAACAAAGGCACAGGCTATTGAGAACTCACCAATTGAGATGGTTGAAATTCGTTCTGTACTCACTTGTGAGAGTAAGAAGGGTGTATGTAAGAAGTGTTACGGCCGTAACCTCGCTTCTGCACGTATGGTACAGATGGGTGAGGCTGTTGGTGTCATCGCTGCACAGGCTATTGGTGAGCCAGGTACACAGCTTACTCTTCGTACGTTCCACGCTGGTGGTGTAGCTGGTAATGCTGCAGCTAATGCAACAATTACAGCTAAGAATGATGCTAAGATTGAGTTCGATGAGCTTCGTACAGTACCATTCGTTGACGATGAGGAGAAGGAGTGTCAGATGGTTGTAAGCCGTTTGGCTGAAATCCGTTTCGTTGACCCTAACACAGGTATTGTACTCCTTACAGATAACGTTCCTTATGGTAGTTCTCTTTACTTCAAGTCAGGCGACACTGTTAAGAAGGGCGATCTGATTTGTAAGTGGGACCCATTCAACGCCGTTATTGTTAGTGAGTATGCTGGTATTCTCCGTCTGCACGATGTTATAGAGGGTGTTACCTATAAGGCAGAAACCGATGATGCTACAGGTCTTACAGAGCGTATCATTATCGATTCACGTGATAAGACAAAACTTCCTACGGTTGACATCGTTAAGGTAGGTGCTAAGAAGGGTGAAGATGGTCTTTATGCAGCATCTGATATCCTCGGTACATATAACCTTCCTGTAGGTGGTCACTTGGAGCAGATACTTCTTGATGGGGCTGAAATTAAGACGGGTATGACACTCGTTAAGATTCCTCGTTCTGTTGGCGGTGCTGGTGATATCACTGGTGGTCTTCCACGTGTAACTGAGCTCTTCGAGGCTCGTAACCCATCTAATCCAGCTGTCGTATCTGAAATCGATGGTGAGATTACTATGGGTAAGGTGAAGCGTGGTAACCGCGAGATTATTGTGACTTCTAAGACAGGTGAGCAGCGTAAGTATCTTGTAAGTTTGTCTAAGCAGATTCTTGTACAGGAGCATGATGCTGTTCGTGCTGGTACTCCATTGTCTGATGGTATTATTACTCCAGCTGATATCTTGTCTATCATGGGTCCAACAGCCGTTCAGGAGTATATCGTTAATGAGGTTCAGGATGTATATCGTTTGCAGGGTGTGAAGATTAATGACAAGCACTTTGAGATTATCGTTCGCCAGATGATGCGTAAGGTACGTATCGACGACCCAGGAGATACAATATTCCTCGAGCAGGAACTTATTGATAAGCTCGACTTTGCTGAGGAGAACGATCGTATCTGGGGTAAGAAGGTTGTTACCGATCCGGGTGATTCTGAGAACTGCTATAAGGGTCAGATTCTCTCTGTACGCAAGTTGCGTGATGAGAACTCAAGTCTTAAGCGTCGTGACCTCAAACTCGTTCAGGTACGTGATGCCGTTCAGGCAACTGCTACTCAGATTCTCCAGGGTATCACACGTGCTGCCCTCGGTACGAAGAGCTTCATGAGTGCTGCTTCCTTCCAGGAAACAACTAAGGTGCTCAACGAGGCTGCTCTCCGTGGTAAGAGCGATAACCTTGAAGGCATGAAGGAGAATGTTATCTGTGGTCACCTCATTCCTGCTGGTACTGGTCTTCGCCAGTGGCAGAAGCTCGTTGTTGGTTCACAAGAAGAACACGAGCGCATGGAGGCTAACAAGAAGAATGTTCTCGACTTCGCTAAGCAAGAGGCAGAGGCTACACAGGAGTAA
- the rplL gene encoding 50S ribosomal protein L7/L12: MADVKAIAEELVNLTVKEVNELATVLKDEYGIEPAAAAVAVAGPAAAAAGGAAEEKSDFDVVLVDAGANKLKVVKAVKEACGLGLKEAKDLVDGAPSTLKEGMAKAEAENLKAAIEAEGAKVELK, encoded by the coding sequence ATGGCAGACGTAAAAGCTATTGCAGAAGAGTTAGTAAATCTTACTGTTAAGGAAGTAAATGAGTTGGCAACTGTCCTCAAGGACGAGTATGGTATTGAGCCTGCAGCTGCAGCTGTTGCTGTTGCTGGTCCTGCTGCAGCTGCTGCAGGTGGCGCAGCTGAGGAGAAGTCAGATTTCGACGTAGTTCTCGTTGACGCTGGTGCTAACAAGCTCAAGGTTGTTAAGGCTGTTAAGGAGGCTTGTGGTCTCGGTTTGAAGGAAGCTAAGGACCTCGTAGACGGTGCACCTTCTACTTTGAAGGAGGGTATGGCTAAGGCTGAGGCTGAGAACCTGAAGGCTGCTATCGAGGCTGAGGGTGCTAAGGTAGAGTTGAAGTAA
- the tssD gene encoding type VI secretion system tube protein TssD, whose protein sequence is MSSFRATLELGGKEYDVLFSNYEFSRTTDKKGQPASSISGGRISVTIESTDDTSTIEAMLNSQFKPVEGKIIYKKSEEDAKMKEISFKNAYIVHYKETLDVNNEAPMTIAMTFSAENITVGNAELDNRWPRT, encoded by the coding sequence ATGAGTTCATTTAGAGCAACTTTGGAATTAGGTGGTAAGGAGTATGATGTACTCTTTTCTAACTACGAGTTCAGCCGTACAACTGACAAGAAGGGTCAGCCTGCATCAAGCATCTCTGGCGGTCGCATCAGTGTAACTATCGAGTCTACTGATGACACTTCTACCATCGAGGCTATGCTTAACAGCCAGTTCAAGCCTGTTGAGGGTAAGATTATCTACAAGAAGAGCGAAGAAGATGCTAAGATGAAGGAGATTTCTTTCAAGAATGCATACATCGTTCACTACAAGGAGACACTCGACGTTAACAACGAGGCTCCTATGACCATCGCTATGACTTTCTCTGCTGAGAATATCACAGTAGGTAATGCAGAGCTCGACAACCGTTGGCCTCGCACATAA
- the rpoB gene encoding DNA-directed RNA polymerase subunit beta, whose product MALENKPRVNFASVKNPYPYPDFLDVQLKSFRDFLQLDTPPEERKNDGLYKVFAENFPITDTRNNFVLEFLDYYVDPPRYSIDECLERGLTYSVPLKAKMKLYCTDPDHEDFGTFIQDVFLGTIPYMTSNGTFVINGAERVVVSQLHRSPGVFFGQGVHANGTVLYSARIIPFKGSWIEFATDINNVMYAYIDRKKKLPVTTMLRAIGYESDRDILQIFDLCEEVKVNKKNMKAAIGRKIAGNVMKSWAEDFVDEDTGEVVSIERNEVVVERETIITDEIVDDILDSSVSTILLHKDEDAASKYSIIFNTLAKDPSHSEIEAVNYIYRQLRNADAADDASAREVFQNLFFSDKRYDLGEVGRYRINKKLNLETDMDVRVLTKDDIIEIIKYLISLINSNATVDDIDHLSNRRVRTVGEQLANQFSIGLARMNRTIRERMNVRDSEVFQPTDLINAKTISSVINSFFGTNPLSQFMDQTNPLAEVTHKRRLSALGPGGLSRERAGFEVRDVHYTHYGRLCPIESPEGPNIGLISSLCMYAKINDLGFIVTPYRRVEDAKVDMDNKDVLFLTAEEEEDQIIGQGNAPLNADGTFIRDFVKCRQDADYPVVDPNSVALIDVSPQQIASVSAGLIPFLEHDDGHRALMGCNMMRQAVPLLHNDAPIVGTGLEKQVCEDSRTMVTAEGDGVIEYVDATTIRILYDRTDDEEFVSFEPALKEYRIPKFRRTNQNMVVDLRPICDKGQRVKKGDILTEGYATENGELALGRNLVVAYMPWKGYNYEDAIVISERMVREDVLTSVHVDEYSLEVRETKRGVEEFTADIPNVSEEATKDLDDNGIIRIGARVEPGDIMIGKISPKGESDPSPEEKLLRAIFGDKAGDVKDSSLKANPSLSGVVIDKKLFSRAIKTRESKRQDKNILAKIDEEQEAKINDLKDLLVDKLLELTEDKVSEGVKDYSDAEIITKGSKFTVAALKNLDYEGIQSNGWTDDEHINLLIQKLIMNFIRKYKQMDAEMKRKKFAITIGDELPSGVLQMAKVYIAKKRKIQVGDKLAGRHGNKGIVSKVVRTEDMPFLEDGSPVDLVLNPMGVPSRMNLGQIFEAILGAAGRKLGVKFATPIFDGAKLSDLKEWTDKAGLPNLCSTYIYDGETGEKFDQPATVGITYFLKLGHMVEDKMHARSIGPYSLITQQPLGGKAQFGGQRFGEMEVWAIEAFGASHVLQEILTIKSDDVVGRSKAYEAIVKGEPMPTPGIPESLNVLLHELRGLGLSVKLD is encoded by the coding sequence ATGGCATTAGAAAATAAACCCAGAGTAAATTTCGCCAGCGTTAAGAATCCGTATCCATATCCGGATTTCCTCGATGTGCAGTTGAAGTCTTTCCGTGACTTCCTACAGCTGGATACTCCGCCTGAGGAACGCAAGAATGACGGTTTGTATAAGGTGTTCGCAGAGAACTTCCCTATCACCGATACGCGTAATAATTTTGTCCTTGAGTTCCTGGATTACTATGTTGACCCACCAAGATATTCTATTGACGAGTGCTTGGAGCGTGGTTTGACATATAGTGTACCTTTGAAGGCTAAAATGAAGCTGTATTGTACTGACCCAGATCATGAGGATTTCGGTACATTTATTCAGGATGTATTCTTGGGAACTATTCCTTACATGACAAGTAATGGTACTTTTGTTATCAATGGTGCTGAGCGTGTTGTAGTTTCTCAGTTGCATCGCTCTCCGGGTGTGTTCTTTGGCCAGGGTGTCCATGCAAATGGTACTGTTCTTTATAGTGCACGTATCATTCCATTCAAGGGTTCATGGATTGAGTTTGCTACTGACATTAACAATGTCATGTATGCTTATATTGACCGTAAGAAGAAGTTGCCTGTAACTACAATGCTTCGTGCTATTGGTTACGAGTCTGATCGTGATATTCTTCAGATCTTTGATCTCTGTGAGGAGGTTAAGGTAAATAAGAAGAATATGAAGGCAGCTATTGGTCGTAAGATTGCTGGTAACGTAATGAAGTCTTGGGCTGAAGATTTCGTTGATGAGGATACAGGCGAGGTTGTATCTATTGAGCGCAATGAGGTTGTTGTTGAGCGTGAGACTATCATCACAGATGAGATTGTAGATGACATTCTTGACAGTTCTGTATCAACAATCTTGTTACATAAGGATGAGGATGCTGCAAGTAAGTATTCTATCATTTTCAATACACTTGCTAAGGATCCGAGCCACTCGGAGATTGAGGCAGTAAACTATATTTATCGTCAGTTGCGTAATGCTGATGCTGCTGATGATGCAAGTGCACGTGAGGTGTTCCAGAACCTTTTCTTCTCTGACAAGCGTTATGACTTGGGAGAGGTAGGTCGTTACCGTATCAACAAGAAGTTGAATTTGGAAACGGATATGGATGTACGTGTACTGACAAAGGATGATATCATTGAGATTATTAAGTATCTTATTAGCTTGATTAACTCAAACGCTACTGTTGATGATATTGACCACTTGTCAAATCGTCGTGTTCGTACCGTAGGTGAGCAGCTGGCTAACCAGTTCTCTATCGGTCTTGCACGTATGAATCGTACTATCCGTGAGCGCATGAACGTTCGTGACAGCGAAGTGTTCCAGCCAACGGATTTGATTAATGCAAAGACTATCTCAAGTGTCATCAACTCATTCTTTGGTACTAACCCATTGAGTCAGTTTATGGACCAGACCAATCCATTGGCAGAGGTAACTCATAAGCGTCGTCTCTCGGCTCTTGGTCCTGGTGGTCTGTCACGTGAGCGTGCAGGTTTCGAGGTACGTGACGTTCACTATACTCACTATGGTCGTCTTTGTCCTATTGAGTCTCCTGAAGGTCCTAACATCGGTTTGATTTCATCACTCTGTATGTATGCAAAGATTAATGATCTTGGCTTTATCGTTACACCATATCGTCGTGTTGAAGATGCTAAGGTGGATATGGATAATAAGGATGTACTCTTCTTGACTGCAGAGGAAGAGGAAGATCAGATTATTGGACAGGGTAATGCACCATTGAATGCTGATGGTACATTTATTCGTGACTTTGTTAAGTGTCGTCAGGATGCTGACTACCCTGTTGTAGATCCAAATTCTGTTGCTCTTATCGACGTGTCTCCACAGCAAATTGCTTCTGTTTCTGCAGGTCTGATTCCATTCTTGGAGCATGATGACGGTCACCGTGCATTGATGGGATGTAACATGATGCGCCAGGCAGTTCCATTGCTTCATAATGATGCACCTATCGTTGGTACAGGTCTTGAGAAGCAGGTTTGTGAGGATTCACGTACAATGGTTACAGCGGAAGGTGATGGTGTTATTGAGTACGTTGATGCTACAACTATCCGTATCCTCTATGATCGTACAGATGATGAGGAGTTTGTAAGCTTTGAGCCAGCTTTGAAGGAGTATCGTATTCCTAAGTTCCGTCGTACTAACCAGAACATGGTTGTAGACCTTCGTCCTATTTGTGATAAGGGTCAGCGTGTGAAGAAGGGTGATATCCTTACTGAGGGTTATGCTACAGAGAACGGAGAGTTGGCATTGGGTCGTAACCTTGTTGTGGCTTACATGCCTTGGAAGGGTTACAACTATGAGGACGCTATCGTTATTTCTGAACGTATGGTTCGTGAAGACGTATTGACCTCTGTTCATGTTGACGAGTATTCTCTTGAAGTTCGTGAAACTAAGCGTGGTGTAGAGGAATTTACAGCTGATATTCCTAACGTAAGTGAGGAAGCTACTAAGGATCTTGACGATAATGGTATTATCCGTATCGGTGCTCGTGTTGAGCCAGGTGATATCATGATTGGTAAGATTTCTCCTAAGGGTGAAAGTGATCCTTCTCCAGAAGAGAAACTTCTCCGTGCTATCTTTGGTGATAAAGCTGGTGATGTAAAGGATTCTTCATTGAAGGCTAACCCATCATTAAGTGGTGTCGTTATTGATAAAAAACTTTTCAGTCGTGCTATTAAGACACGTGAGAGCAAGCGTCAAGATAAGAATATTCTTGCTAAGATTGACGAGGAGCAGGAGGCAAAGATCAATGATTTGAAGGATCTCTTGGTTGATAAGTTGCTTGAACTGACTGAAGATAAGGTTTCAGAGGGTGTTAAGGACTACTCTGATGCTGAGATTATCACTAAGGGAAGCAAGTTCACTGTTGCTGCATTGAAGAACCTTGATTATGAGGGAATCCAATCAAATGGCTGGACTGATGATGAGCATATCAACCTTCTGATCCAAAAGTTGATTATGAACTTCATCCGTAAGTACAAGCAGATGGATGCTGAGATGAAGCGTAAGAAGTTTGCTATCACTATCGGTGATGAACTTCCTTCTGGTGTTCTTCAGATGGCTAAGGTTTACATCGCTAAGAAGCGTAAGATTCAGGTAGGTGATAAGCTTGCTGGTCGTCACGGTAACAAGGGTATCGTATCTAAGGTTGTACGTACAGAAGATATGCCATTCCTCGAGGATGGTAGTCCTGTAGACTTGGTATTGAACCCAATGGGTGTGCCTTCACGTATGAACCTTGGACAGATTTTCGAAGCTATCCTCGGTGCTGCAGGTCGTAAGTTGGGTGTTAAGTTTGCTACTCCTATCTTCGATGGTGCTAAGCTCTCTGATTTGAAGGAGTGGACAGATAAGGCAGGTTTACCAAATCTCTGTTCAACCTATATCTATGATGGTGAGACTGGTGAGAAGTTCGACCAGCCAGCTACAGTGGGTATCACTTACTTCTTGAAGCTGGGTCACATGGTTGAGGATAAGATGCATGCTCGTAGTATCGGTCCATACTCATTGATTACACAGCAGCCACTTGGTGGTAAGGCACAGTTTGGTGGTCAGCGTTTCGGAGAGATGGAGGTCTGGGCTATTGAGGCCTTTGGTGCATCTCATGTTCTCCAGGAAATCTTGACAATCAAGTCTGATGATGTTGTTGGTCGTTCAAAGGCTTACGAGGCTATCGTTAAGGGTGAACCAATGCCAACTCCAGGTATTCCAGAGTCACTGAACGTGTTGTTGCACGAGCTTCGTGGTCTCGGTCTCAGTGTCAAACTTGATTAA
- the rplA gene encoding 50S ribosomal protein L1: MSKLTKNQKSVAEKVEAGKAYTLEEAAQLVKEITTTKFDASVDVDVRLGVDPRKANQMVRGVVSLPHGTGKVTRVLCLCTPDQEAAAKEAGADYVGLDEYVEKIKGGWTDIDVIITMPSCMGKLGPLGRVLGPRGLMPNPKSGTVTMDVAKAVKDVKQGKIDFKVDKAGIIHTSIGKVSMSAEQICGNAKEFISTVIKLKPAAAKGTYIKSIFISSTMSKGVKIDPKSAE, encoded by the coding sequence ATGAGTAAACTGACAAAAAATCAGAAATCAGTAGCTGAGAAGGTTGAAGCAGGGAAGGCATATACACTGGAAGAGGCAGCACAGTTGGTAAAGGAAATTACCACTACCAAGTTTGATGCTTCTGTAGATGTTGATGTGCGTCTCGGTGTTGACCCACGTAAGGCTAACCAGATGGTTCGTGGCGTTGTGTCACTTCCACATGGTACTGGTAAAGTCACACGTGTGCTCTGTCTCTGTACACCTGATCAGGAGGCTGCCGCTAAGGAAGCTGGTGCTGATTACGTTGGTCTCGACGAATACGTTGAAAAGATCAAGGGCGGATGGACTGATATTGATGTTATCATCACTATGCCATCATGCATGGGTAAGTTAGGTCCTTTGGGTCGTGTACTCGGTCCTCGTGGCTTGATGCCAAACCCAAAGAGCGGTACTGTGACTATGGATGTTGCTAAGGCAGTAAAGGACGTTAAGCAGGGTAAGATTGACTTTAAGGTTGATAAGGCTGGTATTATCCACACTTCAATCGGTAAGGTTAGTATGTCTGCTGAGCAGATTTGTGGTAACGCTAAGGAGTTTATCTCTACTGTTATCAAGCTGAAGCCTGCTGCTGCTAAAGGTACATATATCAAGAGTATCTTTATTTCTAGCACAATGAGTAAGGGTGTCAAGATTGATCCTAAATCAGCTGAATAA
- the rplJ gene encoding 50S ribosomal protein L10 → MKKEVKDTIIAELGEKLKNYPHFYLVDVTGLNAEATSSLRRKCFKSEINMVVVKNNLLHKAFEASDVDFEPLYGSLKGNTAVMFTQTANVPAKLLKEYKKEGIPALKAAYVEESLFVGADKLEELAALKSKNELIADVVALLQSPAKNVVSALQSGAGTIHGVLKTLGERPE, encoded by the coding sequence ATGAAGAAAGAAGTAAAAGATACAATTATCGCTGAACTCGGTGAGAAGTTAAAGAACTATCCTCATTTCTATTTGGTTGACGTAACTGGATTGAACGCAGAGGCTACAAGTTCTCTTCGCCGTAAGTGTTTCAAGAGCGAAATCAATATGGTTGTTGTGAAGAATAACCTTCTTCATAAGGCTTTTGAAGCTTCAGATGTAGATTTTGAACCACTGTATGGTTCTTTGAAGGGTAATACAGCAGTTATGTTCACTCAGACTGCTAATGTACCAGCAAAGTTGTTGAAGGAGTATAAGAAGGAAGGTATTCCTGCTCTTAAGGCAGCTTATGTAGAGGAATCTCTATTTGTTGGTGCTGACAAACTCGAAGAACTTGCGGCTCTCAAGAGCAAGAACGAACTCATCGCAGATGTTGTGGCATTGCTGCAGTCTCCTGCAAAGAACGTTGTTTCTGCTCTCCAGTCAGGCGCTGGCACTATCCACGGTGTGCTTAAGACTTTAGGCGAGCGTCCTGAGTAA